The genomic segment GCCTATTGCCTATTGCCTATTGCCTATAGCAAGATTGCCTATTGCCTGTTCCCTGTTCCCTGTTCCCTGTTCCCTCTTAAAACTTAAGTAGGACGGATTTCCGAACTAGCACTCGGAACAGTTGAGTGCTAAAGTAACCTATTGGTGATTAACAATATTGTAAGATGGCTAAAATTGTTTCGTTTAGTGAAGAATCTCGTAAAGCCTTAGAAAAAGGCGTAAATGCCTTAGCCGATGCGGTGCGCGTCACCCTTGGCCCCAAAGGTCGCAATGTCTTATTAGAGAAGAAATTTGGTGCTCCTGAAATCGTTAATGATGGCATCACGGTTGCTAAAGAAATTCAACTTGCTGACCCCCTCGAAAATACAGGCGCTCGGCTGATGCAGGAAGTCGCCTCCAAAACCAATGAAGTGGCTGGAGATGGAACAACAACCGCCGCTATTTTAGCCCAAGCCATGATTCATGAAGGGCTAAAAAACGTCGCAGCCGGGGCTAATCCGGTCGCCTTGAGACGGGGAATGGAAAAAATTGCTCAGATTTTAGTCCAAGAAATTCAAGCCGTTGCTAAACCCGTTGAAGGAGATGCGATCGCCCAAGTCGCTACAATTTCCGCCGGAAACGATGAAGAAATCGGTCAAATGATCTCCCAAGCGATGGAAAAAGTTACCAAAGATGGGGTGATTACCGTTGAAGAATCTAAATCCATCACCACCGAATTAGATGTGGTGGAAGGAATGCAACTGGATCGGGGATATATTTCTCCCTATTTTATTACCGATAATGAACGGATGGTGGTGGAATTTTCTAACGCCAGAATCTTGATTACGGATAAAAAAATTAGTTCTATTCAGGACTTAGTTTCTGTTTTGGAAAAAATTGCCCGTTCGGGTCAACCGTTGTTAATTATTGCTGAAGATATTGATGGGGAAGCTTTAGCAACCTTGGTGGTTAATAAAGCCAGAGGCGTGTTGAATGTTGCGGCGATTAAAGCTCCGAGTTTCGGTGAACGTCGCAAAGCTTTGTTACAGGATATTGCCGTTCTCACAGGGGGACAATTAATTTCTGAAGAAGTCGGATTAAGCTTAGATACGGTTTCTTTAGAGATGTTAGGAACCGCCAGCAAAATCACCATTGAAAAAGACAATACCATTATTGTAGCTGATAGCAAAACTCAAGCCGATGTGAAAAAACGGGTTGAGCAGATTCGCCGTCAATTGGAAGAAACCGACTCTGAATATGATGCCGAAAAACTCCAAGAACGGATTGCTAAATTAGCTGGTGGTGTGGCAGTGATTAAAGTCGGTGCTGCTACGGAAACGGAAATGAAATCTCGGAAACTGCGAATTGAAGATGCGTTGAATGCAACAAAAGCCGCCGTTGAAGAAGGAATTGTTCCGGGTGGTGGAACAACGTTAATTCATCTGGCTAAAAAAGTCGATG from the Planktothrix tepida PCC 9214 genome contains:
- the groL gene encoding chaperonin GroEL (60 kDa chaperone family; promotes refolding of misfolded polypeptides especially under stressful conditions; forms two stacked rings of heptamers to form a barrel-shaped 14mer; ends can be capped by GroES; misfolded proteins enter the barrel where they are refolded when GroES binds) encodes the protein MAKIVSFSEESRKALEKGVNALADAVRVTLGPKGRNVLLEKKFGAPEIVNDGITVAKEIQLADPLENTGARLMQEVASKTNEVAGDGTTTAAILAQAMIHEGLKNVAAGANPVALRRGMEKIAQILVQEIQAVAKPVEGDAIAQVATISAGNDEEIGQMISQAMEKVTKDGVITVEESKSITTELDVVEGMQLDRGYISPYFITDNERMVVEFSNARILITDKKISSIQDLVSVLEKIARSGQPLLIIAEDIDGEALATLVVNKARGVLNVAAIKAPSFGERRKALLQDIAVLTGGQLISEEVGLSLDTVSLEMLGTASKITIEKDNTIIVADSKTQADVKKRVEQIRRQLEETDSEYDAEKLQERIAKLAGGVAVIKVGAATETEMKSRKLRIEDALNATKAAVEEGIVPGGGTTLIHLAKKVDEIKSQLDDEEKIAAGIISKALEAPLYYIASNAGAEGAVVVENVRDTEFSMGYNALTGIYEDLIASGIIDPAKVVRSALQNATSIAGLVLTTEALVVEKPEKKAAMPDMDAMGGMGGMGGMGGMGGMGGMGMM